The genomic interval GAAACGCGAGTAGGCGGCCCAGTTGGTGCCGAACTCGAATTCCATCACGATGCCGGTGGCGACCCCGAGCGAGAAGTTCAGCGCGAAGATCCTCGTCCAGAAGCGCGCCGCCTGCTCGTAGATCGGCTCTCGCGTCCTGAGGTAATTCGCCTCCAGCCAGACGAGCACCACCCCCATCCCGATCGTCAGGGGCGGGAAGATGTAGTGGAACATGATGGTGAGGGCGAACTGAAGGCGGGAGAGCAGGACCACATCCATCTGGAGGGCCTCCAAAACGGATGCGCCACTCTAGTACACTCCGGTCATGCGACGCCTGCTGCTCGTGAGCACCTCGACGACGTTCGGAACGGGTTATCTCGACCACTGCGCCGAGGCGATGCGGGAGACGCTCGGCGGGGCGACGCGGGTCCTGTTCGTGCCGTGGGCCCTCGCCGACCGCGGCGCGTACGCCGCGAAGGCCCGCGAGCGCTTCGCGGCGATGGGGATCGCGCTCGACTCCATCCACGACGCGAAGGACCCCGTGGATGCCGTCGAGGACGCGCAGGCGATCTTCGTCGGGGGCGGGAACACCTTCCGCCTGCTCAGGAGCGCGGAGGAGGCGGGGGTCCTGGGTCCGATCCGCCACCGGGTCGCGGGGGGGATGCCCTACCTCGGCACGAGCGCGGGCTCGAACCTGGCCTGCCCGACGATCCGAACCACGAACGACATGCCGATCGTGCAGCCGGCGTCGTTCGAGGCGCTCGGGCTCGTCCCCTTCCAGATCAACCCGCACTACCTCGATCCGGAACCGGGCTCGCGCCACATGGGAGAGACCAGGGAGACGCGGATCCGCGAATACCTCGA from Candidatus Polarisedimenticolaceae bacterium carries:
- the pepE gene encoding dipeptidase PepE codes for the protein MRRLLLVSTSTTFGTGYLDHCAEAMRETLGGATRVLFVPWALADRGAYAAKARERFAAMGIALDSIHDAKDPVDAVEDAQAIFVGGGNTFRLLRSAEEAGVLGPIRHRVAGGMPYLGTSAGSNLACPTIRTTNDMPIVQPASFEALGLVPFQINPHYLDPEPGSRHMGETRETRIREYLEENTLVVVGLREGSMIRVEGDRATLLGASGARVFRRGADAEELGAGADLSGLL